The nucleotide sequence CATGGAGCGGACCTGGCTGACGAACGGCTTGTAGAGGATCAGCCGCAGGGTGAAGACGAGGAACACCACCGACAACACCCAGGCGATACCGCTGTCCTCGCCCAGCACGAAGCCGAACACCTTGTGCCAGACCCACATGATGAAGCTGACGGGGTAGTAGATGAAGTCCAGCACGGGTGTGTTGCTCCTCGGGGTCTCGGGTCGGGCCCGCTGTGCGGCGGGCCGCGCCGTCTGGAGGCCTTCGGTTCAGGACGGGTCGGTGGACGCCTGGCCGGGGTCCCGACCGGTCGGCGGTGTGCCGCGACGCCGCCGCGGCGGCACGGGGTCCCACCCGCCAGGGTGCCACGGGCCGCAGCGCAGCAACCGCCATGCGGTGAGCCCCAGGCCGCGGACGAGGCCGTGGGTCCCGAGCGCCTCCACCGCGTAGGCAC is from Pseudonocardia autotrophica and encodes:
- the yidD gene encoding membrane protein insertion efficiency factor YidD — protein: MSEERDAVARDPGCPGDADPPAPRAGLGARAAMAAVRWYQVWISPNLLPSCRFQPSCSAYAVEALGTHGLVRGLGLTAWRLLRCGPWHPGGWDPVPPRRRRGTPPTGRDPGQASTDPS